GCCCGAGCCGGAGTGGTCACGGGTGCGGGCGAGCAGCTGGCGGGGGTGGACCACGCCGTACTTGAGGTAGGCCGAGAGCCGCGAGGTGCGGTCGGCTCCCGGGTCGTCGCGCACGTCGTCGTAGTCGGCCACGTCGGCGTCGAGGAAGTCCTCGAAGCGTCGCTTGGCGGCGTCCTCACCGGCCGTGGGCATCGAGGCGGGGGCCTCGTCCAGCGCCTTGTCGAGCATCGCGGCGACGCGCCCGTCGCTGTCGTGCTCGACCCACTCGACGCCCCGGGGCGCCTGCTGGGGCTCCTCCCACCCGACGTCGCGCCAGGCGCGGCTGAAGGGCGTGAACACCTTGTAGGGGCTGCCCGAGCCGTTCTTCACCGTCCCCGGCGCCACGGCGTACGGCGTGCCGGTGGCGACGCCGCGGACCCCCTCGGGCAGCGCGTCGACGACCGCCTGGTCGCGGCGACGGCCGTAGGGGGAGTGGTCGTTGGTCACGTGGACCTCGTCGGCCCCGACCTCCCGGGCCAGCGACGGCACCAGGGAGGCCGGGTCGCCCATGCGGATGCACAGCCGGCCGCCCATCGACTCGTCGAGCGAGCGCAGCGTGGCCGCGAGCCAGGCCCGCCGGGCGGGCCCGGCGCCGCGCCACAGCACCGGGTCGAGGACGAACAGGCCCAGGACGG
This genomic interval from Nocardioides scoriae contains the following:
- a CDS encoding cryptochrome/photolyase family protein, yielding MTSLMWFRRDLRLRDHPALRAAAAHGPVLGLFVLDPVLWRGAGPARRAWLAATLRSLDESMGGRLCIRMGDPASLVPSLAREVGADEVHVTNDHSPYGRRRDQAVVDALPEGVRGVATGTPYAVAPGTVKNGSGSPYKVFTPFSRAWRDVGWEEPQQAPRGVEWVEHDSDGRVAAMLDKALDEAPASMPTAGEDAAKRRFEDFLDADVADYDDVRDDPGADRTSRLSAYLKYGVVHPRQLLARTRDHSGSGAATFETELCWRDFYADVLHHHPRSAWHDLRPVKGLTYDDPGDAVDAWKQGTTGFPIVDAGMRQLLHEGWMHNRVRMITASFLTKDLHVWWPVGARHFLDHLVDGDLASNNHGWQWVAGTGTDASPYFRVFNPITQGQKFDPSGDYVRRWVPELRHLEGKHAHAPWDAEGGYDHDYPQRIVDHAAEREVALERYGRGRD